A genome region from Thermomonospora amylolytica includes the following:
- the typA gene encoding translational GTPase TypA, whose translation MPLSTRDDLRNVAIVAHVDHGKTTLVDAMLWQSGAFRANQDVDERVMDSGDLEREKGITILAKNTAIRRNGMTINIIDTPGHADFGGEVERGLSMVDGVVLLVDASEGPLPQTRFVLRKALAARLPVILVVNKTDRPDARIDEVVDETYELFMDLDADEDQIDFPIVYASGRVGRASLNKPGNGELPDSPDLEPLFETILRTIPAPTFDPDTPLQAHVTNLDASNFLGRIALCRIHAGTLKKGQQVAWCRHDGGIEKVKITELLMTEALERRPADEAGPGDIVAIAGIPDIMIGDTLADPDDPRPLPLITVDEPAISMVIGTNTSPMAGREKGTKVTARMVKDRLDRELVGNVSIRVLPTERPDAWEVQGRGELALAILVENMRREGYELTVGKPQVVTREIDGRKHEPVERLTVDIPEEYLGAVTQLMAVRKGRMEHMTNHGTGWVRMEFLVPARGLIGFRTEFMTDTRGTGMAHHVFEGYEPWFGELRTRPSGSLVADRAGAATAHAIMNLQERGTFFVGPGTEVYEGMVVGENSRADDMDVNITKDKKLTNMRSSTGEELERLTPPRVLSLEEALEFIREDECVEVTPGAIRIRKVVLDAKERERARARAKRAAN comes from the coding sequence ATGCCCCTCTCCACCCGCGACGACCTCCGCAACGTCGCGATCGTTGCTCATGTCGACCACGGCAAGACGACCCTGGTCGACGCGATGCTCTGGCAGTCCGGAGCCTTCCGCGCCAACCAGGACGTGGACGAACGGGTCATGGACTCAGGCGACCTGGAGCGGGAGAAGGGCATCACGATCCTGGCCAAGAACACCGCCATCCGCCGGAACGGGATGACGATCAACATCATCGACACCCCGGGCCATGCCGACTTCGGCGGCGAGGTGGAGCGCGGGCTGTCCATGGTGGACGGGGTGGTGCTGCTGGTGGACGCCAGCGAGGGCCCGCTCCCGCAGACCCGGTTCGTGCTGCGCAAGGCGCTGGCGGCCCGGCTTCCGGTGATCCTGGTGGTCAACAAGACCGACCGGCCGGACGCCCGGATCGACGAGGTCGTGGACGAGACCTACGAGCTGTTCATGGACCTGGACGCCGACGAGGACCAGATCGACTTCCCGATCGTGTACGCCTCCGGCCGCGTCGGCCGGGCCTCGCTGAACAAGCCCGGCAACGGGGAGCTGCCCGACAGCCCCGACCTGGAGCCGCTGTTCGAGACGATCCTGCGGACCATCCCGGCGCCGACCTTCGACCCGGACACCCCGCTGCAGGCGCACGTCACCAACCTGGACGCCTCCAACTTCCTCGGCCGGATCGCGCTGTGCCGGATCCACGCCGGCACCCTCAAGAAGGGCCAGCAGGTCGCCTGGTGCCGCCACGACGGCGGGATCGAGAAGGTCAAGATCACCGAGCTGCTGATGACCGAGGCGCTGGAGCGCAGGCCCGCCGACGAGGCCGGCCCCGGCGACATCGTCGCCATCGCCGGCATCCCGGACATCATGATCGGCGACACCCTGGCCGACCCCGACGACCCGCGCCCGCTGCCGCTGATCACCGTGGACGAGCCGGCGATCTCGATGGTGATCGGCACCAACACCAGCCCGATGGCGGGCCGGGAGAAGGGCACCAAGGTCACCGCCCGGATGGTCAAGGACCGTCTGGACCGCGAGCTGGTCGGCAACGTGTCGATCCGGGTGCTGCCCACCGAACGCCCCGACGCCTGGGAGGTGCAGGGCCGCGGCGAGCTGGCGCTGGCGATCCTGGTGGAGAACATGCGCCGCGAGGGCTACGAGCTGACCGTCGGCAAGCCGCAGGTGGTCACCCGCGAGATCGACGGCAGGAAGCACGAGCCGGTGGAGCGGCTGACCGTGGACATCCCCGAGGAGTACCTCGGCGCGGTCACCCAGCTCATGGCGGTCCGCAAGGGCCGGATGGAGCACATGACCAACCACGGCACCGGCTGGGTGCGGATGGAGTTCCTGGTCCCGGCCCGCGGGCTGATCGGGTTCCGCACCGAGTTCATGACCGACACCCGCGGCACCGGCATGGCCCACCACGTGTTCGAGGGCTACGAGCCGTGGTTCGGCGAGCTGCGCACCCGCCCGTCCGGCTCGCTGGTGGCCGACCGGGCCGGCGCGGCCACCGCGCACGCCATCATGAACCTGCAGGAGCGCGGCACCTTCTTCGTCGGCCCCGGCACCGAGGTGTACGAGGGCATGGTCGTCGGCGAGAACTCCCGGGCCGACGACATGGACGTCAACATCACCAAGGATAAGAAGCTCACCAACATGCGCTCCTCCACCGGCGAGGAGCTGGAGCGGCTCACCCCGCCGCGGGTGCTCAGCCTGGAGGAGGCGCTGGAGTTCATCCGCGAGGACGAGTGCGTCGAGGTG